Proteins encoded in a region of the Phoenix dactylifera cultivar Barhee BC4 chromosome 3, palm_55x_up_171113_PBpolish2nd_filt_p, whole genome shotgun sequence genome:
- the LOC103708019 gene encoding pentatricopeptide repeat-containing protein At4g02820, mitochondrial yields MCFEMMTHKIVDMLLAHRLCHLFPTFARVFLTRRAYSSLLTDNLLSPSATKSTRGHGGGGSDTLGRRLLSLIYPKRSAVVVLRKWAEEGKRVQKYQLNRVVRELRKYKRFKHALEICEWMTTQPDIKLLPGDYAVHLDLVAKVRGLASAEKFFEDLPERMKGQSTCTALLHTYVQSELSNKAESLMEEMSIHGLLRCPLPYNHMLTLYISKGELDKVPKLVKELKRNTKPDVVTYNLWLSACAKKDDVMGAEEVLREMEKEKITTDWITYSMLATIYIKAVCSEKAKEALVEMEKRASRKERAAYCSLISLHASLSDKENVYRIWNKIKSTFRKMSDVEYKCILSSLTKLGDIEEAESIYSEWESVSGTRDSRVPNILLGYYIKNDMMDKAENFHEHTVQTGVKPSYTTWELLAWSYLSKKRIDKVLHCLKNAFSILEKWEPNVGIIRAVFSKLEMMGDVEGAEQFLVMLRDVGYVTTEIYNSLLRTYAKAGKMPLIVAERMKKDGVQMDEETRGLLRLTSKFCIGGVSTLIS; encoded by the exons ATGTGTTTCGAGATGATGACTCACAAAATTGTTGATATGCTGCTGGCTCACCGATTGTGCCACTTGTTCCCCACATTTGCACGTGTGTTCTTGACGAGAAGAGCCTACTCATCATTGCTGACCGACAACCTCCTCTCCCCATCGGCCACTAAGTCTACAAGGGGCCATGGTGGAGGAGGGAGCGACACTTTGGGCCGGAGGCTACTAAGCCTAATATACCCAAAGCGGAGCGCTGTGGTGGTGCTGCGTAAGTGGGCGGAGGAGGGGAAGAGGGTCCAGAAGTACCAGCTCAACCGTGTTGTCCGTGAGCTCCGCAAGTACAAGCGCTTCAAGCATGCCCTCGAA ATATGTGAATGGATGACAACTCAACCAGACATCAAACTGCTACCGGGAGATTATGCTGTTCATTTAGACTTGGTTGCAAAGGTTCGTGGCTTGGCCAGTGCGGAGAAGTTCTTTGAAGATCTTCCTGAGAGGATGAAGGGGCAATCTACCTGCACAGCGCTTCTCCATACTTACGTGCAGAGTGAGTTGTCTAACAAGGCAGAGTCTCTAATGGAAGAAATGTCAATTCATGGTCTCCTTAGATGTCCTCTTCCTTATAATCATATGTTGACTCTCTACATATCGAAAGGCGAGCTGGATAAGGTACCAAAATTGGTTAAGGAGTTGAAAAGAAACACAAAACCAGATGTGGTCACCTACAATCTATGGCTAAGTGCTTGTGCCAAGAAAGATGATGTGATGGGTGCAGAAGAGGTCCTCCGTGAGATGGAAAAGGAGAAGATAACTACTGATTGGATAACATACAGCATGTTAGCCACCATCTACATCAAAGCTGTCTGCAGTGAGAAAGCCAAGGAAGCATTGGTAGAAATGGAGAAAAGGGCTTCCAGAAAAGAACGAGCTGCATATTGCTCCCTTATTAGTCTGCATGCTAGTCTATCAGATAAAGAAAATGTATACAGAATatggaataaaataaaatcaacaTTCAGAAAAATGAGTGATGTCGAGTACAAGTGCATCCTTTCATCTCTTACAAAGTTGGGTGACATTGAAGAAGCAGAGAGCATCTACAGTGAATGGGAGTCAGTGTCAGGCACACGGGATTCAAGGGTTCCAAACATACTCCTTGGATATTACATCAAGAATGATATGATGGACAAGGCTGAGAATTTTCATGAGCATACGGTACAAACAGGAGTCAAGCCTAGCTATACTACATGGGAACTACTTGCTTGGAGTTATTTGAGTAAGAAGAGAATAGACAAGGTTTTACATTGCCTGAAGAATGCCTTCTCAATCCTGGAGAAATGGGAGCCTAATGTTGGAATTATAAGAGCTGTGTTTAGCAAGCTGGAGATGATGGGTGATGTTGAGGGGGCAGAGCAGTTCTTGGTTATGCTTCGAGATGTAGGGTATGTGACAACAGAAATATATAACTCATTGCTTCGGACTTATGCAAAAGCTGGTAAGATGCCACTGATAGTTGCTGAGCGCATGAAGAAGGATGGTGTTCAGATGGATGAAGAGACTCGCGGTCTCCTGAGGTTGACAAGCAAATTTTGTATTGGTGGAGTTTCAACACTAATTTCTTGA